A stretch of Miscanthus floridulus cultivar M001 chromosome 13, ASM1932011v1, whole genome shotgun sequence DNA encodes these proteins:
- the LOC136502253 gene encoding uncharacterized protein encodes MASSMAAACCGVAEETVMGEQKAPGACPRCGGAVVATDVESVRRVLCCLPLCVMNKRKFSCSRCRRSLAALYTHA; translated from the coding sequence ATGGCCTCGTCAATGGCGGCGGCGTGCTGTGGGGTGGCGGAGGAGACGGTGATGGGGGAGCAGAAGGCGCCGGGGGCGTGCCCGCGGtgcggcggcgcggtggtggcCACGGACGTGGAGAGCGTGCGGCGGGTGCTCTGCTGCCTGCCGCTGTGCGTCATGAACAAGCGCAAGTTCTCCTGCTCGCGCTGCCGACGAAGCCTCGCCGCGCTCTACACCCACGCCTAG